The following proteins are encoded in a genomic region of Brachypodium distachyon strain Bd21 chromosome 1, Brachypodium_distachyon_v3.0, whole genome shotgun sequence:
- the LOC100835304 gene encoding cysteine-rich receptor-like protein kinase 6 isoform X1: MASPYQRRHLPSSFLAPAAALLIAFLLAPLASAQTPWKSCGGSSNYTLNSTYQANIRLLSTTLPKNTSSSRTLFATESVGTLPDIVYALALCRGDTNASACGDCVATAFQDAQQLCAYDKDATVYYDPCFLRFSNQNFLSSTGGDNGNPLILTNTQNVTAPVKVFNDAVGVLMNATADYAARNSSKRFATGEEGFETVDKGKPKIYGLAQCRPDMASNDCRSCLANIIPYILQYMSGKQGGRILGIQCNYRYEQYPFFTGPSLLQLPAPSLGAAPEPAPGNPTLPVAGGAGTTNSTGRILAIALPIVAAILAAVIFCLCLWRRKRKPARKQSLPYSTNPEDIQTIDSLILDLATLRVATDNFDESNKLGEGGFGAVYKGILAGDEEIAVKRLSQSSRQGIEELKNELVLVAKLQHKNLVRLVGVCLEEHEKLLVYEYMPNKSIDTILFDSERSSQLDWGKRFRIINGIARGLQYLHEDSQLKIIHRDLKASNVLLDNEFNPKISDFGLARLFGSDQSQDVTNRVVGTYGYMAPEYAMRGNYSIKSDVFSFGVLILEIVTGRRNSGSESEQSVDLLSLVWEHWTLGTILEIMDSSMTNHSPGDQILKCIHVGLLCVQEDPADRPMMSVVNVMLSSSTVSLQAPSRPAFCIQKWGTKDSDIHSEPYRGVSQSTSRSPMSPNEVSITELEPR, from the exons ATGGCCTCGCCCTaccagcgccgccacctcccctcctccttcctcgcccccgccgcggccctACTCATCGCCTTCCTCCTAGCGCCGCTAGCCTCCGCCCAAACGCCATGGAAGTCCTGCGGCGGGAGCAGCAACTACACCTTGAACAGCACCTACCAGGCCAACATCCGGCTCCTCTCCACCACCCTACCCAAGAACACCTCCTCGTCGCGGACGCTCTTCGCGACCGAAAGCGTAGGGACCCTGCCGGACATCGTCTACGCGCTCGCTCTCTGCCGCGGCGACACCAACGCCTCCGCCTGCGGCGACTGCGTCGCCACTGCCTTCCAGGACGCGCAGCAGCTCTGCGCCTACGACAAGGACGCCACCGTCTATTACGACCCCTGCTTCCTCCGCTTTTCCAACCAGAATTTCCTCTCCTCTACCGGCGGCGACAACGGCAACCCCCTCATCCTGACGAACACACAGAACGTGACCGCGCCGGTGAAGGTGTTTAACGATGCTGTGGGCGTGCTCATGAACGCCACCGCGGATTACGCGGCCAGGAACTCCTCCAAGCGGTTCGCCACAGGAGAGGAGGGATTCGAGACGGTCGACAAGGGAAAACCAAAGATTTACGGGCTGGCGCAGTGCAGGCCTGACATGGCATCCAACGATTGCCGGAGCTGCCTCGCAAATATCATCCCGTACATACTCCAATACAtgagcgggaagcagggcggtAGGATTCTTGGAATTCAGTGCAACTACAGGTACGAGCAGTATCCATTCTTCACCGGTCCTTCGCTGCTACAGCTCCCGGCGCCTTCCTTGGGGGCAGCTCCAGAGCCAGCGCCGGGGAATCCAACGCTACCGGTGGCCGGAGGAG CAGGAACAACAAACAGTACTGGCAGGATTTTAGCAATCGCACTGCCTATAGTCGCTGCAATTTTGGCTGCTGTAATATTTTGTCTTTGTctgtggaggaggaagaggaaaccGGCACGAAAGCAATCACTACCTT ATTCAACCAATCCAGAGGACATACAAACTATCGATTCACTCATTCTTGATCTAGCAACTCTACGAGTCGCAACAGATAACTTTGACGAAAGCAATAAACTTGGTGAAGGAGGGTTTGGTGCGGTTTATAAG GGAATCCTTGCTGGCGATGAGGAAATAGCAGTTAAAAGACTCTCACAAAGTTCTCGACAAGGAATAGAGGAGCTGAAAAATGAGCTTGTCTTGGTTGCTAAGCTTCAACACAAGAATTTAGTGAGACTTGTGGGTGTTTGCTTGGAAGAACATGAAAAATTACTTGTGTATGAATACATGCCCAACAAAAGCATCGACACCATTCTTTTTG ATTCTGAAAGAAGCAGTCAGCTAGATTGGGGGAAAAGATTTAGGATTATCAATGGGATTGCTCGAGGCTTACAATATCTCCATGAAGATTCTCAGCTCAAAATAATTCATCGGGACCTTAAAGCAAGCAATGTTCTGTTAGACAATGAATTTAATCCTAAGATTTCAGATTTTGGGTTAGCAAGGCTATTCGGAAGTGATCAATCACAAGATGTCACGAACCGTGTCGTCGGAACCTA TGGATACATGGCCCCAGAGTACGCTATGCGTGGGAATTACTCCATCAAGTCAGATGTTTTTAGCTTTGGTGTGTTGATACTAGAAATTGTCacaggaagaagaaacagTGGCTCTGAGTCAGAGCAATCTGTTGACCTCTTAAGTTTG GTATGGGAGCACTGGACACTGGGAACAATTCTAGAGATCATGGATTCATCCATGACTAACCATTCTCCTGGAGACCAGATCCTGAAGTGCATTCACGTTGGACTTCTTTGTGTTCAAGAGGACCCAGCAGATAGACCGATGATGTCGGTGGTGAATGTCATGCTGAGCAGCAGCACCGTCTCTCTCCAAGCTCCATCTAGGCCAGCATTCTGCATCCAAAAGTGGGGTACCAAAGACTCAGACATACACTCGGAGCCATACCGAGGAGTTTCGCAGTCCACCAGCAGGTCACCTATGTCACCAAACGAAGTTTCTATTACTGAACTTGAGCCGAGATAA
- the LOC100835304 gene encoding cysteine-rich receptor-like protein kinase 6 isoform X2 encodes MASPYQRRHLPSSFLAPAAALLIAFLLAPLASAQTPWKSCGGSSNYTLNSTYQANIRLLSTTLPKNTSSSRTLFATESVGTLPDIVYALALCRGDTNASACGDCVATAFQDAQQLCAYDKDATVYYDPCFLRFSNQNFLSSTGGDNGNPLILTNTQNVTAPVKVFNDAVGVLMNATADYAARNSSKRFATGEEGFETVDKGKPKIYGLAQCRPDMASNDCRSCLANIIPYILQYMSGKQGGRILGIQCNYRYEQYPFFTGPSLLQLPAPSLGAAPEPAPGNPTLPVAGGGTTNSTGRILAIALPIVAAILAAVIFCLCLWRRKRKPARKQSLPYSTNPEDIQTIDSLILDLATLRVATDNFDESNKLGEGGFGAVYKGILAGDEEIAVKRLSQSSRQGIEELKNELVLVAKLQHKNLVRLVGVCLEEHEKLLVYEYMPNKSIDTILFDSERSSQLDWGKRFRIINGIARGLQYLHEDSQLKIIHRDLKASNVLLDNEFNPKISDFGLARLFGSDQSQDVTNRVVGTYGYMAPEYAMRGNYSIKSDVFSFGVLILEIVTGRRNSGSESEQSVDLLSLVWEHWTLGTILEIMDSSMTNHSPGDQILKCIHVGLLCVQEDPADRPMMSVVNVMLSSSTVSLQAPSRPAFCIQKWGTKDSDIHSEPYRGVSQSTSRSPMSPNEVSITELEPR; translated from the exons ATGGCCTCGCCCTaccagcgccgccacctcccctcctccttcctcgcccccgccgcggccctACTCATCGCCTTCCTCCTAGCGCCGCTAGCCTCCGCCCAAACGCCATGGAAGTCCTGCGGCGGGAGCAGCAACTACACCTTGAACAGCACCTACCAGGCCAACATCCGGCTCCTCTCCACCACCCTACCCAAGAACACCTCCTCGTCGCGGACGCTCTTCGCGACCGAAAGCGTAGGGACCCTGCCGGACATCGTCTACGCGCTCGCTCTCTGCCGCGGCGACACCAACGCCTCCGCCTGCGGCGACTGCGTCGCCACTGCCTTCCAGGACGCGCAGCAGCTCTGCGCCTACGACAAGGACGCCACCGTCTATTACGACCCCTGCTTCCTCCGCTTTTCCAACCAGAATTTCCTCTCCTCTACCGGCGGCGACAACGGCAACCCCCTCATCCTGACGAACACACAGAACGTGACCGCGCCGGTGAAGGTGTTTAACGATGCTGTGGGCGTGCTCATGAACGCCACCGCGGATTACGCGGCCAGGAACTCCTCCAAGCGGTTCGCCACAGGAGAGGAGGGATTCGAGACGGTCGACAAGGGAAAACCAAAGATTTACGGGCTGGCGCAGTGCAGGCCTGACATGGCATCCAACGATTGCCGGAGCTGCCTCGCAAATATCATCCCGTACATACTCCAATACAtgagcgggaagcagggcggtAGGATTCTTGGAATTCAGTGCAACTACAGGTACGAGCAGTATCCATTCTTCACCGGTCCTTCGCTGCTACAGCTCCCGGCGCCTTCCTTGGGGGCAGCTCCAGAGCCAGCGCCGGGGAATCCAACGCTACCGGTGGCCGGAGGAG GAACAACAAACAGTACTGGCAGGATTTTAGCAATCGCACTGCCTATAGTCGCTGCAATTTTGGCTGCTGTAATATTTTGTCTTTGTctgtggaggaggaagaggaaaccGGCACGAAAGCAATCACTACCTT ATTCAACCAATCCAGAGGACATACAAACTATCGATTCACTCATTCTTGATCTAGCAACTCTACGAGTCGCAACAGATAACTTTGACGAAAGCAATAAACTTGGTGAAGGAGGGTTTGGTGCGGTTTATAAG GGAATCCTTGCTGGCGATGAGGAAATAGCAGTTAAAAGACTCTCACAAAGTTCTCGACAAGGAATAGAGGAGCTGAAAAATGAGCTTGTCTTGGTTGCTAAGCTTCAACACAAGAATTTAGTGAGACTTGTGGGTGTTTGCTTGGAAGAACATGAAAAATTACTTGTGTATGAATACATGCCCAACAAAAGCATCGACACCATTCTTTTTG ATTCTGAAAGAAGCAGTCAGCTAGATTGGGGGAAAAGATTTAGGATTATCAATGGGATTGCTCGAGGCTTACAATATCTCCATGAAGATTCTCAGCTCAAAATAATTCATCGGGACCTTAAAGCAAGCAATGTTCTGTTAGACAATGAATTTAATCCTAAGATTTCAGATTTTGGGTTAGCAAGGCTATTCGGAAGTGATCAATCACAAGATGTCACGAACCGTGTCGTCGGAACCTA TGGATACATGGCCCCAGAGTACGCTATGCGTGGGAATTACTCCATCAAGTCAGATGTTTTTAGCTTTGGTGTGTTGATACTAGAAATTGTCacaggaagaagaaacagTGGCTCTGAGTCAGAGCAATCTGTTGACCTCTTAAGTTTG GTATGGGAGCACTGGACACTGGGAACAATTCTAGAGATCATGGATTCATCCATGACTAACCATTCTCCTGGAGACCAGATCCTGAAGTGCATTCACGTTGGACTTCTTTGTGTTCAAGAGGACCCAGCAGATAGACCGATGATGTCGGTGGTGAATGTCATGCTGAGCAGCAGCACCGTCTCTCTCCAAGCTCCATCTAGGCCAGCATTCTGCATCCAAAAGTGGGGTACCAAAGACTCAGACATACACTCGGAGCCATACCGAGGAGTTTCGCAGTCCACCAGCAGGTCACCTATGTCACCAAACGAAGTTTCTATTACTGAACTTGAGCCGAGATAA